One window of the Pyxicephalus adspersus chromosome 5, UCB_Pads_2.0, whole genome shotgun sequence genome contains the following:
- the THOC1 gene encoding THO complex subunit 1: MSPPLFSLQEARSKFTNATREAVASKNIKNLLSTFSQVAGSENEKKLTLDQVFRVVLEEEIINQASCDNCLAIISLAINGVTEGICTATTPFVLLGDVLDCLPLDHCDRIFTFVEKNVGTWKSITFYSAGKNYLLRMCNDLLRRLSKSQNTVFCGRIQLFLARLFPLSEKSGLNLQSQFNLENVTVYNVNESESTLGQKQVEDREDGMEIEEGEMGDEEAPNSSSIPIDYNLYRKFWSLQDFFRNPVQCYDKSSWKTFLKYSEEVLTVFKSYKLDDTQASRKKIEELKSGGEHVYFAKFLTSEKLMDLQLSDSNFRRHILLQYLILFQYLKGQVKFKSSNYVLLDEQSLWIEDTTKLVHQLLCETPPDGEKFSKMVEHILGTEENWNSWKNEGCPSFVKERPQDSKPMKVARKRSAPEDFLGKGSNKKILMGNDELTRLWNLCPDNIEACKSESREFMPTLEQFFEEAIEQADPENMVENEYKVVNNSNYGWRALRLLARRSPHFFQPTNQQFRSLPEYLENMVIKLAKELPPPSEEIKTGEDEEEEEDDEDNESLLKENNESPEVQQQRTVSGELIESLANKLGEHWKTLAPHMEIKDSDIRVIESDSEDVKMRAKLLLIAWQDREGAHATTENLIAALNQAHLGDLAENLYSDTENGT, from the exons ATGTCTCCGCCGTTGTTCAGCCTGCAGGAGGCGAGGAGTAAATTTACG AATGCCACCAGAGAAGCTGTGGCCAGCAAGAACATCAAGAATTTGTTAAGCACATTTAGTCAGGTGGCCGGAAG tgAAAATGAGAAAAAGCTGACCCTTGACCAAGTTTTCAGGGTTGTTTTGGAGGAGGAAATT attaACCAAGCATCTTGTGACAACTGTCTTGCAATTATTTCACTTGCCATCAATGGAGTTACAGAAG GCATATGCACAGCTACCACACCTTTTGTGCTCCTGGGAGATGTCCTCGATTGTCTTCCTCTTGACCACTGTGACCGAATCTTCACATTTGTCGAGAAAAATGTTGGAACATGGAAATCt attacattttattcagctgGCAAAAACTACTTGCTAAGAATGTGTAATG acCTTTTGAGGAGACTGTCCAAGTCACAGAATACAGTGTTTTGTGGGAGGATTCAACTATTTCTTGCCCGTCTATTTCCCCTTTCAGAAAAATCCG gCTTGAATTTGCAGAGTCAGTTTAACTTAGAGAATGTCACAGTGTATAATGTCAATGAGAGTGAGAGCACTCTGGGACAGAAA CAAGTGGAGGATCGTGAAGATGGAATGGAGATTGAGGAAGGTGAAATGGGAGATGAAGAAGCACCTAATAGTTC ATCAATTCCCATAGATTACAACCTATATAGAAAATTCTGGTCGCTGCAGGACTTTTTCAGGAATCCAGTACAGTGCTATGACAAGAGCTCCTGGAAGACATTTCTTAAG TACTCAGAGGAAGTTCTGACGGTATTTAAAAGTTACAAACTGGATGATACTCAAGCATCACGGAAGAAAATCGAGGAGCTAAAATCAGGAGGAGAACACGTGTACTTTGCCAAGTTTCTGACAAGTGAAAAG TTAATGGATTTACAATTGAGTGACAGCAACTTCCGCCGACACATCTTGTTGCAGTACCTTATATTGTTCCAGTACTTGAAAGGCCAAGTAAAGTTTAAGAG TTCTAATTATGTGCTGCTGGACGAGCAATCTCTTTGGATTGAAGATACCACCAAACTTGTTCATCAG TTACTGTGTGAGACGCCCCCTGATGGAGAGAAGTTTTCAAAGATGGTGGAG CACATACTCGGCACAGAAGAAAACTGGAATTCATGGAAAAATGAAGGCTGCCCAAGCTTTGTGAAAGAGAG ACCACAAGATAGCAAACCAATGAAAGTAGCAAGAAAACGTTCAGCCCCTGAGGACTTTCTGGGCAAAGGTTCAAATAAAAAGATCCTAATGGGAAA TGATGAATTAACCCGGCTGTGGAATCTTTGTCCAGACAACATAGAAGCATGCAAATCCGAGAGCAG agaATTCATGCCAACGCTGGAACAGTTTTTTGAAGAGGCGATTGAACAAGCAGATCCTGAAAACATGGTTGAAAATGAGTACAA GGTAGTAAACAACTCAAATTATGGCTGGCGGGCACTGAGACTATTGGCTCGTAGGAGTCCTCACTTTTTCCAACCTACTAACCAACAGTTTAGAAGTTTACCGGAATATCTGGAGAATATGGTGATCAAGTTAGCCAAGGAATTGCCA CCCCCCtcagaggaaattaaaacaggagaggatgaagaggaggaggaggatgatgaagACAATGaatctttattaaaagaaaacaatgaaa GTCCAGAAGTCCAGCAACAGAGGACAGTCTCTGGGGAGCTGATTGAATCACTTGCAAACAAGCTTGGAGAGCACTGGAAAACTCTGGCCCCCCACATGGAAATAAAAGACTCTGACATTAGGGTTATTGAATCGGACAGTGAGGATGTAAAAATGAGGGCCAAATTGTTACTCATCGCCTGGCAAGATCGTGAGGGAGCTCATGCTACCACTGAGAATCTTATTGCTGCATTGAATCAAGCTCATTTAGGCGACCTTGCAGAAAACCTGTACAGTGACACAGAAAATGGCACATAA